The Bacteroidota bacterium sequence TTTTTCGCAACGTTTTGTGTTGTCAACATTTAATTCTCCTATTATTGTTATTTACAAATTCGATAAATAATACTTCATACTCTTAGGGACATTTGTAATTATCCCATCTACATTTAAATTCACCATACTGTCGAAATGATTGCGGTTTTCAATTGTGTAAACAAAAATCATTTTCTTTTCCTTGTGTGCATCGATTACCATTCGTTCGCGCAAATAATTTCGACTGACTACAATGACATCTGCGAGATATTGTTTAGCGAGTGAAATAGGGTTATTGACTAAATGAATAACTGGGCTGTAAATAATTCCTGTCATCAATGTGCTATCTAATTGTTTTACTTTTTTCACCAAAGAATGTTCGAACGATGTAATGAGGAGAGATTTATTCAATTTATATTTGTGTGCTAACTCGACACAACTGTTTATTATCTTATTTTTATTTTTAATTTTCTGTTTAATTTCGATGTTTATCCCAACCTTTTTGTTTACAAGTTTAAAAACCTCCTCCAATGTTGGAATTACTTCAACAGAATATTTGGGATTGAACCACGACCCTGCATCAAAATTTTTTAATCCCTCTAAATCAAAATCCTCAACCTTCCCTCTGCCACTCGTAGTACGCTCGAGGCGTGAGTCGTGAATCACAACAACCTCGTTGTCGTGCGAAAGACGAACATCAAGTTCGATAGCATGCGTCCCTTCGTCGATAGCTTTCTTAAAA is a genomic window containing:
- a CDS encoding glycerophosphodiester phosphodiesterase family protein; the protein is MFSWKTRTDKPIVIAHRGASVTAPENTIAAFKKAIDEGTHAIELDVRLSHDNEVVVIHDSRLERTTSGRGKVEDFDLEGLKNFDAGSWFNPKYSVEVIPTLEEVFKLVNKKVGINIEIKQKIKNKNKIINSCVELAHKYKLNKSLLITSFEHSLVKKVKQLDSTLMTGIIYSPVIHLVNNPISLAKQYLADVIVVSRNYLRERMVIDAHKEKKMIFVYTIENRNHFDSMVNLNVDGIITNVPKSMKYYLSNL